In Aequorivita sp. H23M31, a single window of DNA contains:
- a CDS encoding type I restriction enzyme HsdR N-terminal domain-containing protein, with translation MEKWNELCYILSENLPTNTSEQLFELKVIRSFEKLGWSEYNNEIIVRESIQLGASNRISPDLVFRSAEKGNLFIVEVKKPSVEIESSIYQGQLSSYLVIMRVDFGLLIGS, from the coding sequence ATGGAGAAATGGAATGAACTCTGTTATATTCTATCCGAAAATCTACCAACTAATACTAGCGAGCAATTATTCGAATTAAAAGTAATTCGTTCCTTTGAAAAATTGGGATGGAGCGAATACAACAATGAAATTATCGTGAGGGAAAGTATTCAATTGGGCGCATCCAACAGAATCAGTCCAGATTTGGTTTTTCGTTCAGCTGAGAAAGGGAATCTTTTTATTGTTGAGGTTAAAAAACCGTCAGTAGAGATCGAAAGTTCAATCTATCAAGGACAGCTTTCATCTTATTTGGTCATAATGAGGGTGGATTTTGGATTGTTGATTGGGAGTTAA
- a CDS encoding TonB-dependent receptor: MKKILVLVFLMVGLATFAQRTVTGTVVDSDGRMPLSGANVIEVGTQNGSITDFDGNFILEAKANSGTLSISYIGYDEKKVSFTIVNGKAELGTIALNVDADALSEVVLVGKGVIDLAADRQTPIAVSTITSQEIQSKAVGNVEFPEVIKSTPSVYVSNQSGGFGDSQMFLRGFDQTNTAFLLNGQPINGMEDGKVYWSNWSGMSDVANVVQVQRGLGSSKLAISSVGGTVNIVSRAAGRKQGGFARLMTGNDSYLKGTLSYDSGLKGKWAYSFLLDHWQAHRKYADGTAGEGQNYFIGIGFVPNEKHSFNFLLTGAPQFHDQNFSKKLEVYDEYGRRYNDNSGFYHGERYTLRRNYYHKPIANLNWDWNISEKTNLSSVLYASWGRGGGTGPAGSSRNIVRDDNGSVDFDAIEENNIASAENGIGSYGRGSLVRRMSVNNHNWYGFLTNLQSGAGDNFTYNVGLDTRFYTGNHWYQMNDLLGLSGYADDRGYGGMRGPDYVISETFKANPWSALFNSASEGQRFNYDYTEFINYLGGFGQAEYKLDNFSAFVQGAVSTQSYQREGRATGSEIEGVNGLGKSDKVNKTGYNIKGGLGYTFIEGNTLFVNAGHYSRQPFLDNIFSDIRNSNYILSGDNAIDNEEITGIEGGYKLRSGNFSLDLNGYYTKWGNRFLSGGFIQGNPDSPDPVQQVDRYQRFTNITQVHTGFEYEAKYRYSSEFMFRAFGSIGNWKYDGSSPFQTREDQTNVVLEEGEVDLTGTKVGNAPQTSFGFGFKYNIVGGLSIDADYNIYTDLYGLVDAKDVTKSAIKGEVYQAERLPAYSLLDAGITYQFDFGGQNFTIRANCYNATNEVYLGQKDAYGYYYGNGRTWNASLKYSF; this comes from the coding sequence ATGAAAAAAATTTTAGTGCTTGTTTTTTTGATGGTCGGATTAGCTACGTTCGCCCAAAGAACAGTTACCGGGACCGTAGTTGATTCGGATGGGCGGATGCCTCTTTCTGGAGCCAACGTGATTGAGGTAGGAACACAAAATGGATCTATTACCGACTTTGACGGTAATTTTATTTTGGAAGCCAAAGCCAATTCTGGGACGCTTTCTATTTCGTACATTGGATATGATGAAAAGAAAGTTTCATTTACCATCGTTAATGGCAAGGCAGAACTAGGAACCATCGCATTAAACGTTGATGCCGATGCACTTTCAGAAGTTGTACTTGTAGGAAAGGGTGTTATCGATTTGGCTGCGGATAGACAAACTCCCATAGCTGTTTCTACCATCACTTCACAGGAAATTCAATCCAAAGCAGTGGGTAACGTAGAATTTCCAGAGGTTATAAAAAGTACTCCTAGCGTTTATGTCAGCAATCAATCGGGAGGTTTTGGTGATTCTCAAATGTTTCTAAGAGGTTTTGACCAAACCAACACAGCTTTCCTTTTAAACGGTCAGCCCATTAATGGTATGGAAGACGGTAAGGTTTATTGGTCCAACTGGTCCGGAATGTCCGACGTTGCAAACGTGGTTCAGGTACAAAGAGGATTAGGATCTTCAAAACTGGCTATTTCTTCTGTAGGAGGTACTGTAAACATCGTTTCACGTGCTGCTGGAAGAAAACAAGGTGGTTTCGCACGTCTTATGACAGGTAACGATAGCTACCTAAAAGGAACTCTTAGCTACGATTCAGGTCTAAAAGGCAAGTGGGCTTATTCTTTCTTGTTAGACCACTGGCAAGCGCATAGAAAATATGCTGACGGAACTGCGGGTGAAGGCCAGAACTATTTTATTGGAATTGGATTTGTACCAAATGAAAAGCACTCATTCAATTTCCTATTGACAGGTGCACCACAGTTTCACGATCAGAACTTTTCAAAGAAATTGGAGGTTTATGATGAATACGGAAGAAGGTACAATGACAACTCTGGATTTTACCACGGTGAAAGATATACTTTGAGAAGAAACTATTATCACAAGCCTATTGCCAACCTTAACTGGGATTGGAACATTAGTGAAAAGACCAATCTTTCCTCCGTTCTTTATGCCTCTTGGGGTAGAGGTGGTGGTACAGGTCCTGCAGGTAGTAGCCGAAATATAGTAAGGGATGACAATGGAAGTGTTGACTTTGACGCTATTGAAGAAAATAACATTGCCTCGGCCGAAAACGGAATTGGAAGCTATGGTCGGGGTTCTTTGGTACGAAGAATGTCGGTAAACAATCATAACTGGTACGGTTTCCTTACCAACCTTCAAAGTGGGGCAGGTGACAATTTCACGTATAACGTTGGATTGGATACTCGTTTTTATACCGGTAACCACTGGTACCAAATGAACGATCTTCTTGGGTTGTCCGGTTATGCCGACGATCGTGGATACGGTGGAATGAGAGGCCCGGATTACGTAATTTCCGAGACTTTTAAAGCTAATCCTTGGTCGGCATTGTTCAACTCTGCTAGTGAAGGACAGCGTTTTAATTATGACTACACCGAATTTATAAATTACCTTGGTGGATTTGGTCAGGCAGAATATAAGCTTGATAATTTCTCAGCCTTTGTTCAGGGAGCTGTTTCTACACAAAGCTACCAGAGAGAAGGACGTGCTACAGGTTCTGAAATAGAAGGTGTAAACGGTCTGGGTAAATCTGATAAGGTGAACAAAACCGGTTATAACATTAAAGGAGGATTAGGTTATACCTTTATTGAAGGTAACACGCTTTTCGTAAACGCCGGACATTATTCCCGTCAGCCTTTCTTGGATAACATTTTTTCCGATATCAGAAACTCCAATTACATTCTTTCTGGAGATAATGCTATTGACAACGAAGAAATTACCGGAATAGAGGGAGGTTATAAGTTAAGAAGTGGAAACTTTAGTTTAGATCTTAATGGTTATTATACTAAATGGGGAAATAGATTCCTTAGCGGTGGGTTTATACAAGGAAATCCTGATAGCCCAGATCCAGTTCAACAAGTTGATAGATATCAGCGATTCACCAACATTACACAAGTTCATACTGGATTTGAGTATGAAGCGAAATACAGATATTCCAGTGAATTTATGTTTAGAGCTTTTGGAAGCATCGGAAACTGGAAATATGATGGATCTTCTCCTTTTCAAACCAGAGAGGACCAGACCAACGTTGTTTTGGAAGAAGGTGAAGTTGACCTAACTGGTACTAAAGTTGGAAACGCACCACAAACCTCTTTCGGTTTTGGATTTAAGTACAATATTGTTGGCGGTCTTAGCATTGATGCCGACTATAATATCTATACGGATTTGTACGGCTTGGTTGATGCTAAGGATGTTACAAAGTCTGCAATTAAAGGTGAAGTTTATCAAGCAGAGCGTTTGCCCGCTTATAGCTTGCTAGATGCCGGTATTACCTACCAATTTGACTTTGGAGGGCAGAACTTTACCATTCGCGCCAACTGTTATAACGCGACCAATGAAGTATATCTAGGTCAAAAAGATGCTTACGGTTATTACTACGGAAATGGTAGAACCTGGAACGCAAGCCTAAAATATAGCTTCTAA
- a CDS encoding SDR family NAD(P)-dependent oxidoreductase has protein sequence MKKVIIIGGSRGIGRAIIKTLVIDCEIINISRTPADIENDNLTQYQCDVLEDDLPEISEADTLIYCPGSINLKPISRLSIDVFQNDFNINVLGAVKVIHKYLPLLKKGSNSSILLFSTVAVKLGMPFHASIATAKGGVEGLVKSLGAELAPTIRVNAIAPTVTDTGLAANLLRNDQMKEKMIERHPLKKYLDPQEVAEMAAFLISDKAASISGQIFSMGCGIVTLKL, from the coding sequence ATGAAAAAAGTTATAATCATAGGTGGAAGTAGAGGGATTGGCCGTGCGATAATTAAAACCTTGGTTATTGACTGCGAAATCATCAATATAAGCCGAACCCCTGCGGACATTGAAAATGACAATCTAACCCAATACCAATGTGATGTTTTGGAAGATGATCTGCCTGAAATTTCGGAGGCAGACACCTTGATCTATTGTCCTGGCAGCATCAATTTAAAACCTATTTCGCGATTAAGTATTGACGTCTTTCAGAATGATTTCAATATTAATGTTTTGGGTGCTGTTAAGGTTATTCATAAATATCTTCCATTATTAAAGAAAGGTTCAAATTCTTCAATATTACTTTTCAGCACCGTTGCCGTAAAATTGGGGATGCCTTTCCACGCAAGTATTGCAACCGCGAAAGGGGGAGTGGAAGGTCTTGTAAAATCCCTAGGAGCAGAGTTAGCTCCTACAATAAGAGTGAATGCCATAGCTCCAACGGTTACAGATACAGGTTTGGCAGCGAACCTATTGAGAAATGACCAAATGAAAGAGAAAATGATTGAAAGACATCCTTTAAAAAAATATTTAGATCCCCAAGAAGTGGCAGAAATGGCTGCATTTTTAATTTCAGATAAAGCCGCCTCTATCTCAGGACAAATTTTTAGCATGGGTTGCGGAATTGTAACGCTTAAACTTTAA
- a CDS encoding lycopene cyclase domain-containing protein, translating to MLQSSTYLLVNFFAVIICFIASFDKRVQFYKYFGIFLISSTIVAIPFIAWDVWFTDMGVWWFNTDYTTGLIIAGLPIEEWMFFYCIPFACIFTYYCLDRFFDLSWANVFNNVIVFITTIVCVVAALLYHDKIYTFVTALVTLGAILYLHFIAKRDWLGQASFVFIILMIPFFLVNGVLTGSGIETPIVNYNSQHFLNVRMLTVPIEDAVYGYSQFMLNVYFFTLLKKKYSDKKEIKSALTE from the coding sequence ATGCTTCAATCGAGTACCTATTTACTTGTTAATTTCTTCGCAGTAATTATTTGTTTTATTGCTTCATTTGATAAGAGGGTCCAATTTTATAAATACTTTGGAATCTTTCTTATATCCAGTACCATTGTGGCCATTCCGTTTATTGCCTGGGATGTTTGGTTCACGGATATGGGAGTTTGGTGGTTTAATACGGATTATACTACAGGTCTTATTATCGCAGGTTTGCCTATTGAAGAATGGATGTTCTTTTACTGTATCCCTTTTGCCTGCATATTTACATATTACTGTTTAGATAGGTTTTTCGATCTTAGCTGGGCAAATGTTTTCAATAATGTAATTGTTTTTATAACAACCATTGTTTGTGTGGTTGCAGCTCTGCTATACCACGATAAAATATACACTTTTGTTACCGCATTGGTTACTTTAGGTGCAATTTTGTATTTGCATTTTATCGCAAAAAGGGATTGGTTGGGCCAGGCCTCATTTGTTTTTATAATCCTGATGATTCCATTTTTTCTTGTGAACGGAGTTCTGACCGGCTCTGGCATTGAAACTCCTATAGTTAATTACAATTCACAGCATTTTTTAAATGTTCGTATGCTCACCGTGCCAATAGAAGATGCTGTTTATGGCTATAGCCAGTTTATGCTGAATGTTTATTTTTTCACTTTACTTAAGAAGAAATATTCGGATAAGAAGGAAATTAAGTCGGCACTAACTGAATAG
- a CDS encoding sterol desaturase family protein — MNFLIVIVVFIAMEGATWVIHKYVMHGFLWVLHRDHHDHSTDGPLERNDLFFVIFAIPAILLFYLGVQQGVNYLFYIGLGITLYGMAYFMVHDIFIHQRAKVIKKTENPYLLAIRRAHKQHHKHLGKEEGECFGFLWVPIKYFKMYFNKNK, encoded by the coding sequence ATGAACTTTCTGATAGTCATAGTAGTTTTTATAGCAATGGAAGGGGCCACTTGGGTTATCCATAAATATGTGATGCACGGCTTTTTATGGGTGCTACATCGCGATCACCACGATCATAGCACTGATGGACCCTTGGAAAGAAACGATTTGTTCTTTGTAATTTTTGCCATTCCAGCCATTCTTTTGTTTTACTTAGGTGTACAGCAAGGAGTCAATTACCTATTCTATATAGGTTTGGGCATTACACTGTATGGCATGGCCTATTTTATGGTACACGACATTTTTATACACCAACGCGCCAAGGTTATTAAAAAAACTGAAAATCCCTATTTGCTCGCTATCCGAAGGGCCCATAAACAGCACCATAAACATCTTGGGAAGGAAGAGGGAGAATGTTTCGGATTTCTATGGGTTCCTATAAAATATTTTAAAATGTATTTTAATAAAAACAAATAA
- a CDS encoding SRPBCC family protein: MRYQLHTAQQLNCDLDTAWNFFSSPFNLSKITPKEMNFVVKSEIKEDEIYEGMEIAYTVSPVLNIPMKWKTIITEVSYKKSFTDFQKKGPYKYWNHQHVFRPNEGGVLMMDTVDYELPLGFLGRIAHKIFVKKKLNSIFDYRYKVLEERFNDLKNEK, encoded by the coding sequence ATGAGATATCAGCTTCATACTGCACAACAATTGAATTGTGATTTAGACACGGCGTGGAATTTTTTTTCCTCTCCATTTAATCTCTCTAAAATCACACCCAAGGAGATGAATTTTGTTGTAAAATCCGAAATAAAGGAAGATGAAATCTACGAAGGAATGGAGATTGCTTACACGGTTTCTCCTGTTTTAAATATTCCTATGAAATGGAAAACAATCATCACGGAAGTGAGTTATAAAAAGAGCTTTACCGATTTTCAGAAAAAAGGTCCTTACAAATATTGGAACCATCAGCACGTATTTCGTCCAAATGAGGGGGGAGTTTTAATGATGGATACAGTAGATTATGAATTACCTCTTGGATTTTTGGGCAGAATAGCGCACAAGATATTTGTAAAAAAGAAGCTAAATAGTATTTTCGATTACCGTTATAAAGTTTTGGAAGAACGGTTTAACGATTTAAAGAACGAGAAATGA
- a CDS encoding phytoene/squalene synthase family protein, which translates to MKKLFDELSYDVSKSTTKKYSTSFSLGILALKPSIRPAIYAIYGYVRLADEIVDSFHDYNKDVLLERFRTETDLALDEGISLNPILQSFQDTVKAYQIDRELIYQFLNSMQMDLKPVDYNSELYDEYIYGSAEVVGLMCLQVFTEGNKQQYEDLKPYARKLGSAFQKLNFLRDLKDDYQYLGRTYFPEIEMSVFSNEVKAEIEKGIEQEFREALIGIKLLPISSKFGVYMAYRYYLSLFHKIQRKNAQNILNQRIRIPNSLKFVVMLKSYVRYKTAFL; encoded by the coding sequence ATGAAAAAGCTGTTTGACGAACTGTCCTACGATGTAAGCAAGAGCACCACAAAAAAGTATAGCACCAGTTTTTCTTTGGGAATTCTAGCATTAAAGCCTTCCATCCGTCCTGCCATTTATGCTATTTATGGCTATGTGCGATTGGCAGATGAAATTGTGGATAGCTTCCACGATTACAATAAAGATGTTTTACTGGAAAGGTTCAGAACTGAAACCGATTTAGCTTTGGACGAAGGTATTTCGCTGAATCCCATCTTACAATCCTTTCAGGATACGGTAAAGGCTTATCAGATTGACAGGGAATTAATTTATCAGTTTTTAAACAGCATGCAAATGGATTTAAAACCGGTAGATTACAATTCTGAATTGTACGATGAATATATTTACGGCTCTGCGGAAGTGGTCGGGCTTATGTGTTTGCAAGTGTTTACGGAAGGTAATAAGCAACAATATGAAGATCTTAAACCTTATGCCAGAAAATTGGGGTCCGCTTTTCAAAAACTTAATTTTCTAAGAGACCTTAAAGATGATTATCAATATCTGGGCAGAACCTATTTTCCCGAAATAGAAATGAGTGTATTTTCAAATGAAGTAAAAGCTGAAATTGAAAAAGGAATAGAACAAGAATTTAGGGAGGCGCTGATCGGGATTAAATTATTGCCCATTTCTTCCAAATTCGGAGTGTATATGGCTTATAGATATTACCTATCATTGTTTCATAAAATACAAAGAAAAAACGCCCAAAATATTTTAAATCAGCGCATTCGAATTCCGAATAGTTTAAAATTTGTTGTGATGCTAAAGAGTTATGTGCGTTATAAAACCGCCTTTTTATGA
- a CDS encoding phytoene desaturase family protein, giving the protein MKKKIAIIGSGFSGISAAAYAAKAGNEVHVFEKHDQPGGRARQFSTDNGYVFDMGPSWYWMPDIMESFFADFDAKTSDYFELVSLNPQFEMIFKEENISIPESYGDLKKLFESLEPGAGKQLDKFMDSARFKYEVGMQDFVSKPCHNWWEFVSPKIAGSAIKLDLLSNFRSYVSKYFKNPKLRTLMEFPVIFLGASPKNIPALYSLMNFGGYALGTWYPMGGFHQLVQGMKDVAEKQGATFHFNHTLEKINTKDGKVTSLIINGETQIFDAVIASSDYHHTETLLSEDKRNYTETYWKERTFAPSCLIYYLGINMKIPNLKHHTLFFENDLDAHIDSIYGDKKWPEKPLFYVCAPSKTDSTVAPKNCENLFLLMPLATGISDDEATREIYLKEMLTRIETHTGMNDICSNIEYKKSYCVSDFIHDYNAYQGNAYGLANTLSQTAVLKPKIRNKKITNLFYTGQLTVPGPGVPPSIISGKIVAKEVNNLMKQTYEKAV; this is encoded by the coding sequence ATGAAAAAGAAAATAGCAATAATAGGATCTGGATTTTCTGGTATTTCTGCAGCAGCCTATGCGGCAAAAGCGGGGAATGAAGTGCATGTTTTCGAAAAGCATGACCAACCCGGTGGCAGAGCAAGACAGTTTTCTACCGATAATGGCTATGTTTTCGATATGGGACCCAGTTGGTATTGGATGCCCGATATTATGGAAAGCTTTTTTGCTGATTTCGATGCCAAAACTTCAGATTATTTTGAATTGGTTTCCTTAAATCCACAGTTCGAAATGATATTTAAGGAAGAAAATATTTCTATTCCTGAATCTTATGGAGATCTGAAAAAATTATTTGAGTCTTTAGAACCTGGCGCTGGAAAGCAGTTGGATAAGTTTATGGATTCTGCCCGGTTTAAATACGAAGTGGGAATGCAGGATTTTGTGAGTAAACCCTGCCATAACTGGTGGGAGTTTGTATCCCCCAAGATTGCTGGTAGCGCTATAAAATTAGATTTGCTCAGCAATTTTAGAAGTTATGTCAGTAAATATTTTAAAAATCCAAAGTTGCGGACGCTTATGGAATTTCCAGTAATATTTCTCGGAGCTTCCCCAAAAAATATTCCAGCCCTTTATAGCCTAATGAACTTCGGTGGTTATGCTTTGGGCACCTGGTATCCAATGGGTGGTTTTCATCAATTGGTTCAGGGAATGAAAGACGTTGCGGAAAAACAGGGCGCCACTTTTCATTTTAACCATACTCTAGAGAAAATAAACACAAAAGATGGAAAAGTGACCTCCTTGATAATAAATGGAGAGACGCAAATTTTTGATGCCGTAATTGCTTCCTCAGATTATCACCATACCGAAACCTTACTGTCTGAAGACAAAAGAAATTATACCGAAACTTATTGGAAAGAGCGGACTTTTGCACCTTCCTGCTTGATTTATTATTTAGGTATCAATATGAAAATCCCTAATTTAAAACACCATACTTTATTTTTCGAAAATGATCTGGATGCGCATATAGACAGTATTTATGGGGATAAGAAGTGGCCTGAAAAGCCGTTGTTTTATGTCTGTGCACCTTCCAAAACGGATTCAACTGTTGCGCCCAAAAATTGTGAGAATTTATTTTTGTTGATGCCATTGGCAACTGGAATAAGCGATGACGAAGCAACAAGAGAAATTTATTTAAAGGAAATGTTGACGCGTATTGAAACACATACTGGAATGAATGATATCTGCTCAAACATTGAATATAAAAAAAGCTACTGTGTAAGTGATTTTATCCACGATTATAATGCGTATCAAGGAAATGCTTATGGACTCGCAAATACATTGTCCCAAACGGCTGTATTAAAACCTAAAATCAGAAATAAAAAAATAACAAACTTATTTTATACCGGTCAGTTAACTGTTCCCGGACCTGGAGTTCCGCCATCCATTATCTCAGGAAAAATAGTAGCTAAAGAAGTAAATAACCTAATGAAACAAACCTATGAAAAAGCTGTTTGA
- a CDS encoding MarR family winged helix-turn-helix transcriptional regulator has product MKYDLINEVLKLVQEFERQIQNGFQYSNDVEGFKEWIAVSVNSTKAKIEPAWEAKEYGRSPESVINTLIVHMNRYARSYSKAAIYDSDFSTQEDFIYLINLKAFGAMTKMELIKKNVHEKSVGIQIINRLIKQGWVVQTDSKQDKRSKLVAITKKGLKALENLMDKVRKASEIVVGDLNHDEKMELIRLLNKLNDFHNPIYLKNLDSSELLDEVIQEMENK; this is encoded by the coding sequence ATGAAATATGATTTGATTAATGAAGTCCTCAAATTGGTTCAGGAATTTGAGCGCCAAATTCAAAATGGATTTCAATATAGCAATGATGTAGAGGGATTTAAAGAATGGATTGCCGTGTCTGTAAATTCAACAAAAGCTAAGATAGAACCCGCTTGGGAAGCGAAAGAATATGGGCGCAGCCCAGAAAGCGTTATTAATACGCTTATAGTGCATATGAACCGATATGCAAGAAGTTATTCAAAAGCAGCAATTTATGATTCCGATTTTTCTACGCAAGAGGATTTTATTTATCTTATCAATTTAAAAGCATTTGGGGCCATGACCAAGATGGAGTTGATAAAGAAGAATGTTCACGAAAAGTCCGTGGGTATCCAAATTATAAATCGTTTGATAAAACAAGGCTGGGTGGTCCAAACCGATTCCAAGCAGGATAAACGCAGTAAGCTAGTAGCAATTACTAAAAAGGGACTGAAGGCGTTGGAAAATTTAATGGACAAAGTGAGAAAAGCTTCCGAAATTGTAGTCGGGGATTTAAATCACGACGAAAAAATGGAGCTCATTCGATTATTGAATAAGTTGAACGACTTCCATAACCCAATCTATCTAAAAAATCTTGACTCTTCCGAATTATTGGATGAGGTTATACAAGAAATGGAGAACAAATAA
- a CDS encoding AraC family transcriptional regulator, with amino-acid sequence MIVATDQSAYDHIKEAQILIDLGEYDKSITYLNIISQRYQGNTPEVEARILGGLARNYLNLGLYMKAVQFWEKAITLIEAQHENLYLEAVFRNNISLAYIHLNEMGKATENLLQSLKGYPLPETYQKLSELALDTDMDFKKSSFYLSEGTALINNKELEIRYLLSEQQTRELNLAYITEGYAYHYYMMQDFDASLEKYHEVLVIAEKLKRVQLRAETLKQLGFIYKKMGYAEKANSYFADHIRLNDSLRVIMNNSLSIPIHEFIKDEERPAKYSLILSKKYLVWGSIILTVIALVFYFNHRRRRLKIVKETVKLEVGNNAGKNNSTEVFLSDETEKELVQKLEEFEKSDEYLRKDISYSSLVSLLNTNEKYLRQILKRNKNTDYNNYINELRVGYILNKLKSDPEYKNYKISYLAEETGFSSHSKFTSNFKQVVGQTPSEFIHSIRNRGN; translated from the coding sequence ATGATTGTTGCCACCGATCAAAGTGCGTACGATCATATCAAAGAAGCACAAATTCTTATAGATTTGGGAGAGTATGATAAAAGTATTACTTATCTGAACATTATATCCCAACGCTACCAAGGTAACACTCCAGAGGTTGAAGCCCGGATTCTGGGAGGGCTGGCTCGTAATTATTTAAATTTAGGTTTGTATATGAAAGCCGTGCAGTTTTGGGAAAAGGCCATTACTCTTATAGAAGCCCAGCATGAAAATTTATATCTGGAAGCGGTCTTCAGGAACAATATTTCCTTGGCATATATACATTTAAATGAAATGGGTAAAGCAACGGAGAATCTACTCCAATCGTTAAAGGGTTACCCCCTGCCGGAAACCTATCAAAAGCTTTCGGAATTGGCTTTGGATACGGATATGGATTTTAAAAAATCAAGTTTTTATTTAAGTGAAGGGACAGCACTTATAAATAATAAGGAGCTGGAAATTAGGTATTTACTTTCCGAACAGCAGACCCGAGAATTAAATCTTGCCTATATCACGGAAGGTTATGCATACCATTACTATATGATGCAGGATTTTGATGCGTCTTTGGAGAAATATCACGAAGTCTTGGTTATTGCAGAGAAATTGAAGAGAGTGCAATTAAGGGCTGAAACATTGAAACAACTTGGTTTTATTTATAAAAAGATGGGATATGCAGAAAAGGCAAACAGCTATTTTGCCGATCATATTCGACTAAATGATAGTTTGAGGGTTATCATGAACAATAGTTTGAGCATTCCCATCCACGAATTTATTAAAGATGAAGAACGGCCTGCTAAATATTCGCTTATTTTGAGTAAAAAGTATTTGGTTTGGGGATCAATAATACTGACCGTAATTGCTCTGGTTTTTTATTTTAACCACAGGAGAAGACGCCTTAAAATAGTAAAAGAAACAGTAAAACTCGAAGTAGGAAATAATGCAGGCAAGAATAATTCAACTGAAGTTTTTCTATCAGATGAAACCGAAAAGGAACTTGTTCAAAAACTGGAAGAATTTGAAAAATCGGATGAATATTTAAGAAAAGACATTTCATATTCGAGTTTGGTTTCGTTATTGAATACCAATGAAAAATATTTAAGACAGATTCTTAAGCGAAATAAGAATACTGATTATAATAACTATATAAATGAGCTCCGGGTTGGCTATATTCTTAATAAGTTAAAATCTGATCCAGAATATAAAAACTATAAAATAAGCTATCTGGCAGAGGAAACCGGTTTTTCCTCCCATAGTAAATTTACTTCTAATTTTAAACAAGTTGTCGGCCAAACCCCTTCTGAGTTTATTCATAGCATTAGAAATAGAGGGAATTAA